The following coding sequences are from one Burkholderia stabilis window:
- the ctlX gene encoding citrulline utilization hydrolase CtlX codes for MNLVSIQAPAAVVMIRPHHFQPNPQTAADNAFQRTTTGGAGDTPSVSATARDEVTAAAQTLADAGVRVHVFDDHGERDTPDSVFPNNWFSTHPGGHVALYPMYSPNRRRERRADIVEMLKAEYRVQDVIDYSGLEYDDVFLEGTGAMVLDHVARIAYTARSRRADPVALERFCTHFNFEPICFDTADADGRPIYHTNVMMSVATEFAMVGLDLIADNRRRAEIAQRLTETGRTVIALDPSQIANFAGNTLELSGKDGRVLALSRRAFDCLTHEQRATIERSARLLPLDVPTIELAGGSVRCMLAGIHLARRANTPDTIAVESAASSRETVPQT; via the coding sequence ATGAATCTCGTATCGATCCAGGCGCCGGCCGCCGTCGTGATGATCCGGCCTCACCACTTCCAGCCGAACCCGCAGACCGCGGCCGACAACGCGTTCCAGCGCACGACCACCGGCGGCGCAGGCGACACGCCGTCCGTGTCCGCTACCGCGCGCGACGAAGTCACGGCCGCCGCGCAGACGCTCGCTGATGCGGGCGTGCGCGTGCACGTATTCGACGATCACGGCGAACGCGACACGCCCGACTCCGTGTTCCCGAACAACTGGTTCTCGACGCATCCGGGCGGCCACGTCGCGCTGTATCCGATGTACAGCCCGAACCGCCGCCGCGAGCGGCGCGCGGACATCGTCGAGATGCTGAAGGCCGAGTATCGCGTGCAGGACGTGATCGACTACTCGGGCCTCGAATACGACGACGTGTTCCTGGAAGGCACCGGCGCGATGGTGCTCGACCACGTCGCGCGGATCGCATACACCGCGCGCTCGCGCCGCGCCGATCCGGTCGCGCTCGAACGCTTCTGCACGCATTTCAATTTCGAGCCGATCTGCTTCGATACGGCCGATGCCGACGGGCGCCCGATCTATCACACCAACGTGATGATGAGCGTCGCGACGGAGTTCGCGATGGTCGGCCTCGACCTGATCGCCGACAACCGACGCCGCGCCGAAATCGCGCAACGCCTGACCGAAACGGGTCGCACGGTGATCGCGCTCGATCCGTCGCAGATCGCGAACTTCGCGGGCAATACGCTGGAATTGTCGGGCAAGGACGGGCGCGTGCTCGCGCTGTCGCGGCGTGCGTTCGATTGCCTCACACACGAACAGCGCGCGACGATCGAGCGCTCCGCACGGCTGCTGCCGCTCGACGTGCCGACGATCGAACTGGCCGGCGGGTCGGTGCGGTGCATGCTCGCGGGGATTCATCTCGCGCGGCGGGCCAACACGCCCGACACGATCGCCGTTGAATCGGCCGCATCGTCACGCGAAACGGTGCCACAAACCTGA
- a CDS encoding ornithine cyclodeaminase has protein sequence MTRFLDVPATARLIAKTGVTTFLRELVDTLRADYLHWADFDKSPRVACHSRDGVIELMPVANASLFAFKYVNGHPVNAARGMHTVMAFGALAEVDTGYPLLLAELTLTTALRTAATSVLAAQALARPDSRTMALIGNGAQSEFQAIAFHTLLGIDEIRVFDVDPLATDKLVKNLAAYSELRVVRAASTADAVRGADIVTTVTADKAYATIVTADMIEPGMHVNAVGGDCPGKTELEAGVLHAGRVFVEFEPQSRIEGEIQQMPADFPVTELWRVLQGETTGRERADEVTVFDSVGFALEDYSALRYLYALAQQHNAGVEIALIPPAVDPKNLFALIDDPAAVAHGHAAFVTEAVAALAR, from the coding sequence ATGACTCGCTTCCTCGACGTTCCCGCCACCGCCCGACTGATCGCCAAGACCGGCGTCACGACGTTCCTGCGCGAACTCGTCGACACGCTGCGCGCCGACTACCTGCACTGGGCCGACTTCGACAAATCGCCGCGCGTCGCCTGCCACTCGCGCGACGGCGTGATCGAGCTGATGCCCGTCGCGAACGCGTCACTGTTCGCGTTCAAGTACGTGAACGGCCACCCCGTCAACGCGGCGCGCGGCATGCACACCGTGATGGCGTTCGGCGCGCTCGCCGAAGTCGATACCGGCTACCCGCTGCTGCTCGCCGAACTCACGCTGACGACCGCGCTGCGCACGGCCGCCACGTCGGTGCTCGCCGCGCAGGCGCTCGCACGGCCCGACTCGCGCACGATGGCGCTGATCGGCAACGGCGCGCAGAGCGAATTCCAGGCGATCGCGTTCCACACGCTGCTCGGCATCGACGAAATCCGCGTGTTCGACGTCGATCCGCTCGCGACCGACAAACTCGTGAAAAACCTCGCCGCGTACTCCGAATTGCGCGTCGTGCGCGCCGCATCGACGGCCGACGCCGTGCGCGGCGCCGACATCGTGACGACCGTCACCGCCGACAAGGCCTACGCGACGATCGTCACGGCCGACATGATCGAGCCCGGCATGCACGTGAACGCGGTCGGCGGCGATTGCCCCGGCAAGACCGAGCTCGAAGCGGGCGTGCTGCACGCGGGCCGCGTGTTCGTCGAATTCGAGCCGCAGTCGCGCATCGAAGGCGAGATCCAGCAGATGCCGGCCGACTTCCCCGTCACCGAGCTGTGGCGCGTGCTGCAAGGTGAGACGACCGGCCGCGAACGCGCGGACGAAGTCACGGTGTTCGACTCGGTCGGCTTCGCGCTTGAGGATTATTCGGCGCTGCGCTACCTGTACGCGCTCGCGCAGCAGCACAACGCGGGCGTCGAGATCGCGCTGATTCCGCCGGCCGTCGATCCGAAGAACCTGTTCGCGCTGATCGACGATCCGGCCGCCGTCGCGCACGGTCACGCGGCGTTCGTCACCGAAGCCGTCGCCGCGCTCGCGCGCTGA